The Euphorbia lathyris chromosome 2, ddEupLath1.1, whole genome shotgun sequence genome includes a window with the following:
- the LOC136220045 gene encoding zinc finger CCCH domain-containing protein 48-like: MDTKIANFHGRFGGPVKGKVYSNVVCQFWLAGNCKRNPCRFLHSELPTSKRQLPTSKRELPTSKRELPASNVYRRTPKQSKTSNYAPKSSLASPKERTSPNNISASNDYENTSMESLMSCTEAVVNAECPKSSGVISPATEPSTKDLFSMLAQLKGHIKAISGIALPSGSDKLYSASDDGIVSIWDCHTGQSTRIVTLGQKIGCLLSEGSWIFVGLHNSIKAWNFDTKTEYTLGEGNESFGLVNAMITSDDMLFSGGQDGSILAWKGYNEKLKPFKLAASLKGHTAAITCLTVGRNRLYSGSTDGTIRVWDLDTLKSLHLLKTEHMHTDVVRSLIVWEEYLLSCSLDKKIKVWGCTEEGTIEVVYTHDVKHGAIALCGIHDAEKNPVLLCSCNDGCIRQYDLPSFQERGRIYSKDEVRRMEIGPDGLFFTGDALGNLSVWKLAA; encoded by the exons ATGGATACTAAGATCGCGAATTTTCATGGACGATTCGGAGGACCCGTTAAAGGCAAAGTTTACAGCAACGTGGTATGTCAATTCTGGTTAGCTGGAAACTGTAAGCGAAATCCCTGTAGATTCCTGCACAGCGAATTACCCACTTCAAAGAGGCAACTGCCTACTTCAAAGAGAGAATTACCTACTTCAAAGAGGGAATTACCAGCTTCAAATGTTTatagaagaactcctaaacaatCCAAGACCTCTAACTATGCTCCAAAGAGTTCATTGGCTTCACCTAAGGAGCGCACTAGCCCAAACAATATCTCGGCTTCAAATGATTATGAAAATACAAGTATGGAGAGCCTCATGTCATGTACTGAGGCGGTGGTGAATGCTGAGTGCCCAAAAAGTTCAGGTGTTATTAGTCCTGCCACCGAGCCTTCTACAAAGGATTTGTTCTCAATGTTGGCACAGCTCAAGGGGCATATTAAG GCTATCTCTGGGATTGCTCTTCCCTCTGGATCCGATAAGCTATATTCAGCCAGCGATGATGGAATCGTGAGTATTTGGGACTGTCACACTGGTCAGTCTACAAGGATAGTAACTCTTGGTCAAAAAATTGGATGTTTACTTAGTGAAGGCTCATGGATATTTGTTGGTTTGCATAATTCTATTAAG GCGTGGAATTTCGACACTAAAACTGAGTATACCCTTGGCGAGGGAAACGAATCATTTGGACTAGTTAATGCTATGATTACTAGTGACGATATGCTTTTTTCTGGAGGACAG GATGGTTCCATTTTGGCGTGGAAAGGTTATAATGAGAAGCTGAAGCCTTTTAAGTTGGCTGCATCTTTGAAAGGTCATACTGCTGCTATAACATGTTTAACTGTGGGAAGGAACAGGTTATACTCGGGTTCCACAGACGGTACAATAAGG GTGTGGGACTTGGATACTTTGAAGTCCCTTCATTTGCTAAAAACGGAGCATATGCATACTGATGTGGTGAGGTCTCTCATTGTCTGGGAAGAATATCTATTATCCTGTTCACtggataagaaaataaaagtttgGGGTTGTACCGAAGAGGGTACCATTGAAGTTGTATATACGCATGATGTCAAACAT GGTGCCATTGCTTTGTGCGGAATACATGATGCAGAAAAAAATCCAGTTTTGTTATGCTCGTGCAATGATGGTTGTATTCGCCAATATGATCTGCCATC ATTTCAAGAAAGGGGCAGAATTTATTCAAAAGACGAAGTGAGAAGAATGGAGATAGGACCTGATGGACTCTTTTTCACCGGTGATGCATTAGGAAACCTTTCAGTGTGGAAATTGGCAGCCTAA